In one window of Juglans regia cultivar Chandler chromosome 3, Walnut 2.0, whole genome shotgun sequence DNA:
- the LOC109000865 gene encoding cationic amino acid transporter 2, vacuolar-like isoform X1 yields the protein MGFLLDSQEGVGKGGSWGCVRTLIRRKRVDSARVKPGGQQLAKELSVPHLIAIGVGSTIGAGVYILVGTVAREHTGPALTISFLIAGIAAALSAFCYAELASRCPSAGSAYHYSYICVGEGVAWLIGWALILEYTIGGAAVARGISPNLALLFGGRDSLPAFIARQHIPGLDIVVDPCAAILVFIVTGLLCFGIKESTRAQVIVTTANVCAMIFVIIAGGYLGFKSGWTGYEVPTGYFPFGVDGMLAGSATVFFAYIGFDSVASTAEEVKNPQRDLPLGIGASLFVCCALYMMVSVVIVGLVPYYAMDPDTPISSAFASNGMQWAAYIITIGAITALCSTLLGAILPQPRILMAMARDGLLPPFFSDVNRRTQVPLKGTIVTGIGSAILAFFMDVSQLAGMVSVGTLLAFTMVAISVLILRYVPPDEVPLPSSLQGLINSASSRYGRISQEKNGEDPKVSVGQSKDAAEPLLGKEDASAEYSLAKNLFLGNSDVFLNEENRRKIAGWTIMFTCVGVLLLTYAASNLGLPRSLRFTLCGVGGTFLLSGLVVLTCIDQDDARHSFGHAGGFICPFVPLLPIVCILINLYLLVNLGGATWARVSLWLVVGVLVYAFYGRKHSSLRDAIYVTVADADEIYASPSSILV from the exons ATGGGTTTCTTGCTTGACTCACAAGAAGGTGTTGGCAAGGGAGGTTCATGGGGTTGTGTTAGGACTTTGATTAGGAGGAAGCGGGTGGATTCTGCTCGCGTAAAGCCAGGGGGTCAACAATTGGCCAAGGAGTTGTCTGTTCCTCATCTGATTGcaattg GAGTTGGCTCAACAATTGGAGCTGGAGTCTATATTCTTGTGGGAACGGTTGCTAGAGAGCATACTGGACCTGCCCTTACCATTTCCTTTCTAATAGCTGGAATAGCAGCTGCTCTTTCTGCCTTTTGCTATGCTGAGCTTGCTAGTCGTTGCCCATCTGCTGGGAGTGCCTATCACTATTCATACATATGTGTTGGAGAAGG TGTTGCTTGGTTGATTGGTTGGGCCTTGATACTGGAATATACAATAGGTGGCGCAGCTGTTGCTCGTGGCATATCCCCAAACCTG GCATTGCTTTTTGGAGGCAGGGATAGTTTACCTGCCTTTATAGCACGTCAACATATTCCTGGGCTTGATATTGTCGTCGACCCATGTGCAGCAATTCTTGTATTTATTGTTACTGGGCTACTGTGTTTTGGAATCAAGGAG AGTACACGGGCACAAGTCATTGTCACTACAGCAAATGTATGTGCCATGATTTTTGTCATAATAGCTGGTGGCTATTTGGGATTTAAGTCTGGATGGACTGGATATGAAGTTCCAACAGG GTATTTTCCCTTCGGTGTTGATGGAATGCTTGCTGGTTCTGCAACAGTCTTCTTTGCATATATAGGTTTTGATTCAGTTGCCAGCACTGCTGAGGAG GTGAAGAATCCTCAACGAGATTTGCCACTTGGGATTGGTGCTTCATTGTTTGTTTGCTGTGCATTATATATGATGGTATCTGTCGTAATTGTTGGTTTAGTACCTTATTATGCAATGGATCCTGACACCCCCATCTCCTCTGCATTTGCTAGCAATGGAATGCAATGGGCAGC TTACATCATAACTATAGGAGCTATTACTGCTCTCTGCTCAACATTATTGGGTGCCATTCTTCCTCAG CCACGAATTTTGATGGCTATGGCTAGAGATGGTTTGCTGCCACCATTTTTCTCAGATGTTAACAGGCGTACCCAAGTTCCTCTGAAGGGCACTATAGTGACTGGGATTGGCTCTGCGATCTTGGCATTCTTTATGGATGTTTCACAGCTGGCAGGGATG GTCAGTGTGGGTACACTTCTTGCATTCACTATGGTGGCGATATCTGTATTGATACTCAGATATGTCCCACCAGACGAGGTGCCGTTGCCTTCATCTCTTCAGGGTTTAATTAATTCAGCATCATCACGATATGGTAGGATTAGCCAGGAGAAAAATGGAGAAGACCCTAAAGTTAGTGTTGGCCAGTCTAAAGATGCTGCTGAACCTTTACTTGGCAAAGAGGATGCTTCAGCTGAATATTCTCTCGCAAAAAATCTGTTTTTAGGCAATT CAGATGTATTTCTGAACGAGGAAAACAGGAGGAAAATTGCGGGTTGGACCATCATGTTCACATGTGTTGGGGTTTTACTCCTTACATATGCAGCTTCAAATTTGGGACTACCCAG ATCTCTTCGTTTCACATTGTGTGGAGTTGGTGGTACATTTCTCTTATCCGGCCTGGTTGTGCTGACCTGTATAGATCAGGATGATGCGAGGCACAGCTTTGGGCATGCAGGAG GTTTCATTTGCCCATTTGTGCCGCTGCTACCTATTGTGTGCATTCTTATCAATCTCTACTTACTGGTTAATCTCGG AGGTGCCACCTGGGCTCGTGTTTCATTGTGGTTGGTAGTAGGAGTgcttgtttatgcattttatgGCCGAAAACACAGCTCGCTGCGGGATGCAATCTATGTAACAGTAGCCGATGCCGACGAGATCTATGCTAGCCCATCGAGCATTTTGGTTTAA
- the LOC109000865 gene encoding cationic amino acid transporter 2, vacuolar-like isoform X2 encodes MGFLLDSQEGVGKGGSWGCVRTLIRRKRVDSARVKPGGQQLAKELSVPHLIAIGVGSTIGAGVYILVGTVAREHTGPALTISFLIAGIAAALSAFCYAELASRCPSAGSAYHYSYICVGEGVAWLIGWALILEYTIGGAAVARGISPNLALLFGGRDSLPAFIARQHIPGLDIVVDPCAAILVFIVTGLLCFGIKESTRAQVIVTTANVCAMIFVIIAGGYLGFKSGWTGYEVPTGYFPFGVDGMLAGSATVFFAYIGFDSVASTAEEVKNPQRDLPLGIGASLFVCCALYMMVSVVIVGLVPYYAMDPDTPISSAFASNGMQWAAYIITIGAITALCSTLLGAILPQPRILMAMARDGLLPPFFSDVNRRTQVPLKGTIVTGIGSAILAFFMDVSQLAGMVSVGTLLAFTMVAISVLILRYVPPDEVPLPSSLQGLINSASSRYGRISQEKNGEDPKVSVGQSKDAAEPLLGKEDASAEYSLAKNLFLGNYVFLNEENRRKIAGWTIMFTCVGVLLLTYAASNLGLPRSLRFTLCGVGGTFLLSGLVVLTCIDQDDARHSFGHAGGFICPFVPLLPIVCILINLYLLVNLGGATWARVSLWLVVGVLVYAFYGRKHSSLRDAIYVTVADADEIYASPSSILV; translated from the exons ATGGGTTTCTTGCTTGACTCACAAGAAGGTGTTGGCAAGGGAGGTTCATGGGGTTGTGTTAGGACTTTGATTAGGAGGAAGCGGGTGGATTCTGCTCGCGTAAAGCCAGGGGGTCAACAATTGGCCAAGGAGTTGTCTGTTCCTCATCTGATTGcaattg GAGTTGGCTCAACAATTGGAGCTGGAGTCTATATTCTTGTGGGAACGGTTGCTAGAGAGCATACTGGACCTGCCCTTACCATTTCCTTTCTAATAGCTGGAATAGCAGCTGCTCTTTCTGCCTTTTGCTATGCTGAGCTTGCTAGTCGTTGCCCATCTGCTGGGAGTGCCTATCACTATTCATACATATGTGTTGGAGAAGG TGTTGCTTGGTTGATTGGTTGGGCCTTGATACTGGAATATACAATAGGTGGCGCAGCTGTTGCTCGTGGCATATCCCCAAACCTG GCATTGCTTTTTGGAGGCAGGGATAGTTTACCTGCCTTTATAGCACGTCAACATATTCCTGGGCTTGATATTGTCGTCGACCCATGTGCAGCAATTCTTGTATTTATTGTTACTGGGCTACTGTGTTTTGGAATCAAGGAG AGTACACGGGCACAAGTCATTGTCACTACAGCAAATGTATGTGCCATGATTTTTGTCATAATAGCTGGTGGCTATTTGGGATTTAAGTCTGGATGGACTGGATATGAAGTTCCAACAGG GTATTTTCCCTTCGGTGTTGATGGAATGCTTGCTGGTTCTGCAACAGTCTTCTTTGCATATATAGGTTTTGATTCAGTTGCCAGCACTGCTGAGGAG GTGAAGAATCCTCAACGAGATTTGCCACTTGGGATTGGTGCTTCATTGTTTGTTTGCTGTGCATTATATATGATGGTATCTGTCGTAATTGTTGGTTTAGTACCTTATTATGCAATGGATCCTGACACCCCCATCTCCTCTGCATTTGCTAGCAATGGAATGCAATGGGCAGC TTACATCATAACTATAGGAGCTATTACTGCTCTCTGCTCAACATTATTGGGTGCCATTCTTCCTCAG CCACGAATTTTGATGGCTATGGCTAGAGATGGTTTGCTGCCACCATTTTTCTCAGATGTTAACAGGCGTACCCAAGTTCCTCTGAAGGGCACTATAGTGACTGGGATTGGCTCTGCGATCTTGGCATTCTTTATGGATGTTTCACAGCTGGCAGGGATG GTCAGTGTGGGTACACTTCTTGCATTCACTATGGTGGCGATATCTGTATTGATACTCAGATATGTCCCACCAGACGAGGTGCCGTTGCCTTCATCTCTTCAGGGTTTAATTAATTCAGCATCATCACGATATGGTAGGATTAGCCAGGAGAAAAATGGAGAAGACCCTAAAGTTAGTGTTGGCCAGTCTAAAGATGCTGCTGAACCTTTACTTGGCAAAGAGGATGCTTCAGCTGAATATTCTCTCGCAAAAAATCTGTTTTTAGGCAATT ATGTATTTCTGAACGAGGAAAACAGGAGGAAAATTGCGGGTTGGACCATCATGTTCACATGTGTTGGGGTTTTACTCCTTACATATGCAGCTTCAAATTTGGGACTACCCAG ATCTCTTCGTTTCACATTGTGTGGAGTTGGTGGTACATTTCTCTTATCCGGCCTGGTTGTGCTGACCTGTATAGATCAGGATGATGCGAGGCACAGCTTTGGGCATGCAGGAG GTTTCATTTGCCCATTTGTGCCGCTGCTACCTATTGTGTGCATTCTTATCAATCTCTACTTACTGGTTAATCTCGG AGGTGCCACCTGGGCTCGTGTTTCATTGTGGTTGGTAGTAGGAGTgcttgtttatgcattttatgGCCGAAAACACAGCTCGCTGCGGGATGCAATCTATGTAACAGTAGCCGATGCCGACGAGATCTATGCTAGCCCATCGAGCATTTTGGTTTAA